The following proteins come from a genomic window of Aggregicoccus sp. 17bor-14:
- the sdhB gene encoding succinate dehydrogenase iron-sulfur subunit — protein sequence MDTAQASAVTTKTVTFRIWRQEEGKEGRFDEFRIPYAKGANVISCLMEIQRNPVTTDGKRVPPVVWDSACLEEVCGSCAMNINGRVRMACSALIDKLEQPITLEPMKKFPVVRDLAVDRERMFGALKRVKGWINVDGTHNLGPGPRQSPKDQSTMYVLSTCMTCGSCLEACPQVTLDNDFIGAAAISQARLFNMHPTGKLNAEERVRALMGPGGIQECGKAQNCVKVCPKEIPLTTSISVMNREVSKQLFKDIFFQEGEQKASAGPG from the coding sequence ATGGACACTGCACAGGCGAGCGCCGTCACCACCAAGACCGTGACCTTCCGCATCTGGCGGCAGGAGGAGGGCAAGGAGGGGCGCTTCGACGAGTTCCGCATCCCGTATGCGAAGGGCGCGAACGTGATCTCCTGCCTCATGGAGATCCAGCGCAACCCCGTCACCACCGATGGCAAGCGCGTGCCGCCGGTGGTGTGGGACTCCGCGTGCCTCGAGGAGGTGTGCGGCAGCTGCGCGATGAACATCAACGGGCGCGTGCGCATGGCGTGCTCGGCCCTCATCGACAAGCTCGAGCAGCCCATCACGCTCGAGCCGATGAAGAAGTTCCCGGTGGTGCGCGACCTCGCCGTGGACCGCGAGCGCATGTTCGGCGCGCTCAAGCGGGTGAAGGGCTGGATCAACGTGGACGGCACCCACAACCTGGGGCCGGGCCCGCGCCAGAGCCCGAAGGATCAGTCCACGATGTACGTGCTCTCCACGTGCATGACCTGCGGCAGCTGCCTCGAGGCCTGCCCCCAGGTGACGCTGGACAACGACTTCATCGGCGCGGCCGCCATCAGCCAGGCGCGGCTCTTCAACATGCATCCCACCGGCAAGCTCAACGCCGAGGAGCGGGTGCGCGCGCTGATGGGCCCCGGCGGCATCCAGGAGTGCGGCAAGGCGCAGAACTGCGTGAAGGTCTGCCCGAAGGAGATCCCGCTCACCACCTCCATCTCGGTGATGAACCGCGAGGTGAGCAAGCAGCTCTTCAAGGACATCTTCTTCCAGGAAGGCGAGCAGAAGGCCTCGGCCGGTCCGGGCTAG
- the sdhA gene encoding succinate dehydrogenase flavoprotein subunit — translation MAAAARFTVVGGGLAGLMTTIKLAEAGHHVDVLSIVPVKRSHSVCAQGGINGAVNTKGEGDHPDIHVMDTLRGGDFLAEQVSVKGMCYAAPGIIYMLDRMGVTFNRTSEGLLDFRRFGGTLHHRTAFAGATTGQQLLYALDEQVRRYEAEGKVTKYEYWEWLGTVKDEGGRCIGSVAIDLRTMEIRTFPAEAVCLATGGPGIVFGRSTNSIINTGTAAGRAYMEGAVYANGEFIQVHPTSIPGEDKLRLMSESVRGEGGRVWVPKKKADPRKPADIPESERWYFLEEKYPKYKNLVPRDVATREIFAVCRELGMGINGKDGVYLDVTHIPAKTLDAKIKGVMEIYEKFVGDDPRHTPMVIFPGMHYSMGGLHVSFEADSKTQTPLVGSPKNQSTAIPGLYATGEADYAFHGANRLGANSLLSCIYSGQIGGPAMAAYAYNNAKSATDGNERHFQSAQKYWKERFEGIRKMNGSENPYGLAKELGELMTENCTVVRYNAKLKKTVEQIRELKERWSRCNVLDTGNLANRSLSFTNQLWNMFELGEVIAKSALLRDESRGAHYKPDFQLPEPKTKDPRQDPAWMELWKARHQKWAKTTMARHDVSGPQITYDEIPTPVLDPEPRWYA, via the coding sequence ATGGCTGCAGCAGCGCGATTCACGGTGGTCGGCGGCGGACTCGCCGGACTGATGACGACCATCAAGCTGGCCGAGGCAGGGCACCACGTCGACGTGCTGTCGATCGTGCCGGTGAAGCGGTCCCACTCGGTGTGCGCGCAGGGCGGCATCAACGGCGCGGTGAACACCAAGGGTGAGGGCGACCACCCGGACATCCACGTGATGGACACGCTGCGCGGCGGCGACTTCCTCGCGGAGCAGGTGTCCGTGAAGGGCATGTGCTACGCGGCCCCCGGCATCATCTACATGCTGGACCGCATGGGCGTGACCTTCAACCGCACCAGCGAGGGCCTGCTCGACTTCCGCCGCTTCGGCGGCACCCTGCACCACCGCACCGCGTTCGCGGGCGCCACCACCGGCCAGCAGCTGCTCTACGCGCTGGACGAGCAGGTGCGCCGCTACGAGGCCGAGGGCAAGGTCACCAAGTACGAGTACTGGGAGTGGCTCGGCACGGTGAAGGACGAGGGCGGCCGCTGCATCGGCAGCGTGGCCATCGACCTGCGCACCATGGAGATCCGCACCTTCCCGGCGGAGGCCGTGTGCCTCGCCACCGGTGGCCCCGGCATCGTGTTCGGCCGCTCCACCAACTCCATCATCAACACCGGCACCGCGGCGGGCCGCGCCTACATGGAGGGCGCCGTCTACGCGAACGGCGAGTTCATCCAGGTGCACCCGACCTCCATCCCGGGCGAGGACAAGCTGCGCCTGATGAGCGAGAGCGTGCGCGGCGAGGGCGGCCGCGTCTGGGTGCCCAAGAAGAAGGCGGACCCGCGCAAGCCGGCGGACATCCCCGAGAGCGAGCGCTGGTACTTCCTCGAGGAGAAGTACCCCAAGTACAAGAACCTGGTGCCGCGCGACGTCGCGACCCGCGAGATCTTCGCGGTGTGCCGCGAGCTGGGCATGGGCATCAACGGCAAGGACGGCGTGTACCTGGACGTCACGCACATCCCGGCCAAGACCCTGGACGCCAAGATCAAGGGCGTCATGGAGATCTACGAGAAGTTCGTGGGCGATGACCCGCGCCACACCCCGATGGTCATCTTCCCGGGCATGCACTACTCGATGGGCGGCCTGCACGTCTCCTTCGAGGCGGACAGCAAGACCCAGACCCCGCTGGTGGGCAGCCCGAAGAACCAGTCCACCGCCATCCCGGGCCTCTACGCCACGGGCGAGGCGGACTACGCCTTCCACGGCGCGAACCGCCTGGGTGCGAACTCGCTGCTCTCCTGCATCTACTCGGGCCAGATCGGCGGGCCCGCCATGGCCGCCTACGCGTACAACAACGCGAAGAGCGCCACGGACGGCAACGAGCGCCACTTCCAGAGCGCGCAGAAGTACTGGAAGGAGCGCTTCGAGGGCATCCGCAAGATGAACGGCTCGGAGAACCCCTACGGCCTCGCCAAGGAGCTCGGCGAGCTCATGACCGAGAACTGCACGGTGGTTCGCTACAACGCGAAGCTCAAGAAGACCGTGGAGCAGATCCGCGAGCTGAAGGAGCGCTGGAGCCGCTGCAACGTGCTGGACACGGGCAACCTGGCCAACCGCTCGCTCTCCTTCACCAACCAGCTGTGGAACATGTTCGAGCTGGGCGAGGTGATCGCCAAGAGCGCGCTGCTGCGCGACGAGAGCCGCGGCGCCCACTACAAGCCGGACTTCCAGCTGCCCGAGCCCAAGACCAAGGACCCGCGCCAGGATCCGGCGTGGATGGAGCTGTGGAAGGCGCGCCACCAGAAGTGGGCGAAGACCACCATGGCCCGCCACGACGTCTCCGGCCCGCAGATCACCTACGACGAGATCCCGACCCCGGTCCTGGATCCCGAGCCGCGCTGGTACGCGTAA
- the mdh gene encoding malate dehydrogenase — protein MHHKTKKKIGLIGGGQIGGNLALLSVQKQLGDVVLYDIPAAEGMVKGKALDINQLSAVDGYDARVLGTTDWKDVAGSDVIIITAGVPRKPGMSREDLLEINLKIMRDVATNIKQHAPDAFVINIANPLDAMVYALHKISGLPKHMVVGMAGVLDTSRFKCFVAEALGCSIRDIEALVLGGHGDDMVPLIRYATVGGVPLTELLPKEKLDPIIKRTREGGAELVGLYKTGSAYFGPAASAIAMAESYLLDRKRVLPGAALLEGQYGINGYFFGVPVTIGGHGVEKIHEIKLNAEEKAEMEKSFQSVKKTVDSVKL, from the coding sequence ATGCACCACAAGACCAAGAAGAAGATCGGCCTCATCGGCGGCGGACAGATCGGCGGCAACCTGGCGCTGCTCTCCGTGCAGAAGCAGCTCGGCGACGTGGTCCTCTACGACATCCCGGCCGCCGAGGGCATGGTCAAGGGCAAGGCCCTGGACATCAACCAGCTCTCCGCCGTGGACGGCTACGACGCGCGCGTGCTCGGCACCACGGACTGGAAGGACGTGGCCGGCTCGGACGTGATCATCATCACGGCGGGCGTCCCCCGGAAGCCGGGCATGAGCCGCGAGGACCTGCTCGAGATCAACCTCAAGATCATGCGGGACGTGGCGACCAACATCAAGCAGCACGCCCCGGACGCCTTCGTGATCAACATCGCGAACCCGCTCGACGCGATGGTGTACGCGCTGCACAAGATCTCCGGCCTGCCCAAGCACATGGTGGTGGGCATGGCGGGCGTGCTCGACACCAGCCGCTTCAAGTGCTTCGTGGCCGAGGCCCTGGGCTGCTCCATCCGTGACATCGAGGCGCTCGTCCTCGGCGGCCACGGCGACGACATGGTGCCCCTCATCCGCTACGCCACCGTGGGCGGCGTGCCCCTCACCGAGCTGCTCCCCAAGGAGAAGCTGGACCCCATCATCAAGCGCACCCGCGAGGGCGGCGCCGAGCTGGTGGGCCTGTACAAGACGGGCAGCGCCTACTTCGGCCCCGCGGCGAGCGCCATCGCCATGGCGGAGAGCTACCTGCTGGACCGCAAGCGTGTGCTGCCGGGCGCGGCCCTGCTCGAGGGCCAGTACGGCATCAACGGCTACTTCTTCGGCGTGCCGGTGACCATCGGCGGCCACGGCGTGGAGAAGATCCACGAGATCAAGCTCAACGCCGAGGAGAAGGCCGAGATGGAGAAGAGCTTCCAGTCGGTCAAGAAGACCGTGGACAGCGTGAAGCTCTAG
- the icd gene encoding NADP-dependent isocitrate dehydrogenase, protein MAPKTGEKITLQNGKLSVPDHPIVPFIEGDGTGRDIWRASQMVFDAAVKKAYGGKRQIAWYEVLAGEKAFNQTKNWLPDETVEAFRTYLVGIKGPLTTPVGGGIRSLNVALRQMLDLYVCLRPVRYFKGVPSPVKTPEKVDMTIFRENTEDIYAGIEFEAGSERAAKVLAFLQKEFPKDYAKIRFPQNVGLGVKPVSKEGSERLIRAAIEYAVLHKRKSVTLVHKGNIMKFTEGAFRQWGYELAAREFGDKVYTWDQWEATKAAKGEDAANAEQKAAVSAGKIIIKDSIADITLQQVLTRPDEFDVIATLNLNGDYLSDALAAQVGGIGIAPGGNINYLTGHAVFEATHGTAPKYADQDKVNPGSVILSGDMMLRHMGWHEAADLIIQGMDRAIAARTVTYDFARLMKSDGKGEVREVKCSEFAQAIIQHM, encoded by the coding sequence ATGGCGCCCAAGACCGGCGAGAAGATCACCCTGCAGAACGGCAAGCTGTCGGTGCCGGACCACCCGATCGTCCCCTTCATCGAGGGTGACGGCACCGGCCGCGACATCTGGCGCGCCTCCCAGATGGTGTTCGACGCCGCGGTGAAGAAGGCCTACGGCGGCAAGCGCCAGATCGCCTGGTACGAGGTGCTCGCGGGCGAGAAGGCCTTCAACCAGACGAAGAACTGGCTGCCGGACGAGACCGTCGAGGCGTTCCGCACCTACCTGGTGGGCATCAAGGGCCCGCTGACCACGCCGGTGGGCGGCGGCATCCGCTCGCTCAACGTGGCGCTGCGCCAGATGCTGGACCTCTACGTGTGCCTGCGCCCCGTGCGCTACTTCAAGGGCGTGCCCAGCCCGGTGAAGACCCCCGAGAAGGTGGACATGACCATCTTCCGCGAGAACACCGAGGACATCTACGCGGGCATCGAGTTCGAGGCGGGGAGCGAGCGCGCGGCGAAGGTGCTCGCGTTCCTGCAGAAGGAGTTCCCCAAGGACTACGCGAAGATCCGCTTCCCGCAGAACGTGGGCCTGGGCGTGAAGCCCGTCTCGAAGGAGGGCAGCGAGCGCCTCATCCGCGCCGCCATCGAGTACGCGGTGCTGCACAAGCGCAAGAGCGTCACGCTCGTGCACAAGGGCAACATCATGAAGTTCACCGAGGGCGCGTTCCGCCAGTGGGGCTACGAGCTCGCGGCGCGCGAGTTCGGCGACAAGGTCTACACCTGGGATCAGTGGGAGGCCACCAAGGCCGCCAAGGGTGAGGACGCGGCGAACGCCGAGCAGAAGGCGGCCGTCTCCGCGGGCAAGATCATCATCAAGGACTCCATCGCGGACATCACCCTGCAGCAGGTGCTCACCCGTCCGGACGAGTTCGATGTCATCGCCACGCTCAACCTCAACGGCGACTACCTCTCGGATGCGCTCGCCGCGCAGGTGGGCGGCATCGGCATCGCGCCGGGCGGCAACATCAACTACCTCACCGGCCACGCCGTCTTCGAGGCCACCCACGGCACCGCGCCGAAGTACGCGGACCAGGACAAGGTGAACCCGGGCTCCGTCATCCTCTCCGGGGACATGATGCTGCGGCACATGGGCTGGCACGAGGCGGCGGACCTGATCATCCAGGGCATGGACCGCGCCATCGCGGCGCGCACCGTGACCTACGACTTCGCGCGTCTGATGAAGTCGGACGGCAAGGGCGAGGTGCGCGAGGTGAAGTGCTCCGAGTTCGCGCAGGCCATCATCCAGCACATGTAG
- the menE gene encoding o-succinylbenzoate--CoA ligase — MTPTPHLCPIRQGAERHPEALALSAGARRWSYAALDADVAQWTALLERRGVGEGDRVAVLAGSHPLVVPLFFALGRLRAVAAPLNARLTASELSPLLQRLQPRLTLALEALRERLPGAESLEALAEEARALPGSARREALTDDAERVILFTSGTTGVPKGAVLTEGNFRAAARASAANLGARPAPRWLGLLPLFHVGGLTMLTRSAYAGGALLLHERFDAAAVNRAIDEDGASHASFVATTLERVLDARGDRPVPPSFRLALLGGGPVPPPLVARARAVGLLALQTYGLTEACAQAATERPDEATGQNAGRALPGLALRVVGADGAPLPAGAEGEIEVRGPTVMKGYFRQPEATREALRDGWLRTRDVGVLDSEGRLTVLSRRTDLLVCGGENVYPAEIEAVLAAHPAVREAAVGGVPDPRWGQVPVAAVALREGHAWPGAEALEAFCRARLAGYKVPRRFLQTGELPRNAMGKVDRVALRALLGA, encoded by the coding sequence GTGACGCCCACGCCCCACCTCTGTCCCATCCGCCAGGGCGCTGAGCGTCACCCCGAGGCCCTCGCGCTCAGCGCAGGCGCCCGGCGCTGGAGCTACGCGGCACTCGACGCCGACGTCGCGCAGTGGACGGCGCTGCTCGAGCGGCGCGGGGTGGGGGAGGGCGATCGCGTGGCAGTGCTCGCCGGCAGCCATCCGCTCGTCGTTCCGCTCTTCTTCGCGCTGGGGCGCCTGCGGGCGGTGGCGGCGCCGCTGAATGCGCGCCTCACCGCGAGCGAGCTCTCCCCGCTGCTGCAGCGCCTGCAGCCCCGGCTCACGCTGGCGCTCGAAGCACTGCGAGAGCGACTCCCCGGGGCCGAGTCGCTCGAGGCGCTCGCCGAGGAGGCGCGCGCCCTTCCGGGCTCTGCGCGCCGTGAAGCCCTGACGGACGATGCCGAGCGCGTCATCCTCTTCACCTCCGGCACCACGGGCGTGCCCAAGGGCGCGGTGCTCACGGAGGGAAACTTCCGCGCGGCCGCGCGCGCCTCGGCGGCGAACCTCGGCGCCCGGCCCGCGCCGCGCTGGCTGGGCCTGCTGCCGCTCTTCCACGTGGGCGGCCTCACCATGCTCACGCGCAGCGCCTACGCGGGCGGGGCGCTGCTCCTGCACGAGCGCTTCGACGCCGCGGCAGTGAACCGCGCCATCGACGAGGACGGGGCGAGCCACGCGAGCTTCGTGGCCACCACGCTGGAGAGGGTGCTCGACGCGCGCGGGGACCGACCCGTGCCGCCCAGCTTCCGGCTCGCGCTGCTGGGGGGAGGGCCGGTGCCCCCGCCGCTCGTGGCGCGCGCCCGCGCCGTCGGCCTGCTCGCGCTGCAGACCTACGGGCTGACCGAAGCCTGCGCCCAGGCGGCGACCGAGCGCCCGGACGAGGCCACGGGACAGAACGCGGGCCGGGCCCTGCCGGGGCTCGCCCTGCGCGTGGTGGGGGCGGACGGCGCCCCCCTGCCTGCCGGGGCAGAGGGGGAGATCGAGGTGCGCGGCCCTACCGTGATGAAGGGCTACTTCCGTCAGCCCGAGGCCACGCGCGAGGCCCTGCGCGACGGCTGGCTGCGCACGCGCGACGTGGGCGTGCTGGACTCCGAGGGGCGCCTCACGGTGCTCTCGCGGCGCACGGACCTGCTCGTGTGCGGCGGCGAGAACGTGTACCCGGCGGAGATCGAAGCGGTGCTCGCCGCGCACCCCGCGGTGCGCGAGGCGGCGGTGGGGGGCGTGCCGGACCCGCGCTGGGGCCAGGTGCCGGTGGCGGCGGTGGCCCTGCGCGAGGGGCACGCGTGGCCCGGCGCCGAGGCGCTCGAGGCCTTCTGCCGCGCGCGGCTCGCCGGCTACAAGGTGCCGCGCCGCTTCCTGCAGACGGGGGAGCTGCCGCGCAACGCGATGGGCAAGGTGGACCGGGTGGCGCTGCGCGCGCTGCTCGGCGCCTGA
- the menC gene encoding o-succinylbenzoate synthase gives MRLTRLELAPLALEFRTPLRTARGAYARREGFVLRVHEVGGAVGQGEAMPLPEFGTESLEACGRALREACAALQGASVAPELAAITAALGTALPSAARHALELALLDLGAQARGESVARWLSPTARDAVEVNALLGASEPGALAAEARDAVQRGFRTLKVKVGRADDVARLSVVREAVGSRVCLRVDANGAWSADEALEALAGLQPLGLELCEQPVAADDLAGFRRVAADSACRLAADESLAVPDALEALLAERVVDVLVLKPMVLGGLLPALALARRASARGLEAYVTSSLDGVVARAGAAQLAAALPSGALASGLAVGHLFVGEPVHAYSPVQGRIPLPPGPGLGLEPPR, from the coding sequence GTGCGGCTGACGCGCCTCGAGCTCGCGCCGCTCGCGCTGGAGTTCCGCACGCCGCTGCGGACCGCGCGCGGTGCCTACGCGCGGCGCGAGGGCTTCGTCCTGCGCGTGCACGAGGTGGGAGGCGCGGTGGGGCAGGGGGAGGCGATGCCCCTGCCCGAGTTCGGCACCGAGTCGCTCGAGGCCTGTGGCCGCGCACTGCGCGAGGCGTGCGCGGCGCTCCAGGGCGCGAGCGTCGCGCCCGAGCTCGCGGCCATCACCGCGGCTCTCGGCACCGCGCTCCCCTCGGCGGCGCGCCACGCGCTGGAGCTCGCGCTGCTGGACCTCGGCGCCCAGGCCCGCGGCGAGTCCGTTGCGCGCTGGCTCTCGCCCACGGCGCGTGACGCAGTGGAGGTCAATGCGCTACTCGGCGCAAGCGAGCCAGGGGCGCTCGCTGCCGAGGCGCGCGACGCCGTGCAGCGCGGCTTTCGCACCCTCAAGGTGAAGGTCGGCCGCGCGGACGACGTCGCCCGTCTCTCGGTGGTGCGCGAGGCCGTGGGAAGCCGCGTGTGTCTGCGCGTCGACGCGAACGGGGCCTGGTCGGCGGACGAGGCCCTCGAGGCGCTCGCGGGCCTGCAGCCCCTGGGGCTCGAGCTGTGCGAACAGCCCGTGGCGGCGGATGACCTCGCGGGCTTCCGCAGAGTGGCGGCGGATTCCGCGTGCCGTCTCGCCGCGGACGAGTCCCTCGCCGTGCCCGACGCCCTCGAAGCACTGCTCGCCGAGCGCGTCGTGGATGTGCTGGTGCTCAAGCCAATGGTCCTCGGCGGACTTCTGCCGGCGCTCGCGCTCGCCCGGCGTGCATCCGCGCGGGGGCTCGAGGCGTACGTCACCAGCTCGCTCGACGGGGTGGTGGCGCGCGCCGGTGCAGCGCAGCTCGCCGCGGCACTCCCCTCCGGCGCGCTGGCCTCGGGGCTCGCGGTGGGTCACCTCTTCGTCGGCGAGCCCGTGCACGCCTATTCGCCCGTGCAGGGGCGTATCCCATTGCCGCCGGGCCCGGGGCTCGGACTGGAGCCGCCGCGGTGA
- a CDS encoding 1,4-dihydroxy-2-naphthoate polyprenyltransferase: MTSSAPSMQTLSAKPRPTLGTWVMAARPKTLTAAAAPVVVGTGLAFGEGVGHWLPALAALLGAMLIQIGTNFTNDYYDFKKGADTHERLGPTRVTQSGLIAPSTVLAAALGCFALAIVSGIYLVVIGGWPIVAIGLASVLCGYAYTGGPFPLAYNGLGDVFVFVFFGLVAVTGTYYVQALSVSTAAWWAALPVGALGTCILVANNLRDARTDAKANKRTLIVRFGIPAGRGEYVALLLLAFLTPVAMLALGLASRWVLLPLLSLPAALPPLRLVMRGEGGALGPALGGSARLQMVYSVLFAVGLCLR; encoded by the coding sequence ATGACCTCTTCCGCTCCCTCGATGCAGACGCTCTCCGCGAAGCCCCGCCCCACGCTCGGCACCTGGGTGATGGCCGCCCGGCCCAAGACGCTCACCGCTGCCGCCGCCCCCGTGGTGGTGGGCACCGGGCTCGCATTCGGCGAGGGCGTGGGCCACTGGCTTCCCGCGCTCGCGGCGCTGCTCGGTGCGATGCTGATCCAGATCGGCACCAACTTCACGAACGACTACTACGACTTCAAGAAGGGCGCGGACACGCACGAGCGGCTCGGGCCCACGCGCGTGACGCAGAGCGGGCTCATCGCACCTTCGACCGTGCTCGCCGCGGCGCTGGGCTGCTTCGCGCTCGCCATCGTCAGCGGCATCTACCTCGTCGTCATCGGCGGCTGGCCCATCGTGGCCATCGGCCTCGCCTCGGTGCTGTGCGGCTACGCGTACACGGGCGGGCCCTTCCCCCTCGCGTACAACGGGCTGGGGGACGTGTTCGTGTTCGTCTTCTTCGGCCTCGTGGCGGTGACGGGCACCTACTACGTGCAGGCGCTCTCCGTGAGCACCGCCGCGTGGTGGGCGGCGCTGCCGGTGGGCGCGCTGGGCACCTGCATCCTGGTCGCGAACAACCTGCGTGACGCGCGCACGGATGCGAAGGCGAACAAGCGCACGCTGATCGTGCGCTTCGGCATCCCGGCCGGGCGCGGCGAGTACGTGGCGCTGCTCCTGCTCGCCTTCCTCACGCCGGTGGCCATGCTCGCCCTGGGACTCGCGAGCCGCTGGGTGCTGCTGCCGCTGCTCTCGCTGCCTGCGGCCCTTCCACCCCTGCGGCTCGTCATGCGCGGCGAGGGCGGGGCGCTGGGCCCTGCGCTTGGCGGCAGTGCGCGCCTGCAGATGGTGTACAGCGTGCTCTTCGCCGTGGGCCTGTGCCTGAGGTGA
- the menH gene encoding 2-succinyl-6-hydroxy-2,4-cyclohexadiene-1-carboxylate synthase, with translation MGVTLAYETWGEGTRPLLLLHGFTGNRSAFDHLRPLLGPSIRAIAVDLPGHGETPLPTRTGRDGFIETVEALLALVTRLGHPSVDLLGYSQGARLALALAVRAPERFGRLIMESGSPGLHRRQERAERRLADAKLAAFIRTQGVEAFVERWEALPLFDGLRQLPPALQQALRARRGSGNAEGLAGALECLGLGAQPDYWPSLHRQRLPTLLLTGAQDAKFTQIARRMAADLPVVWRHALAGCGHAPHLEAPEVYAREVLSFLQTPWYEAPAEFEPAAVSVRAS, from the coding sequence ATGGGCGTGACGCTGGCGTACGAGACGTGGGGCGAGGGGACGCGGCCGCTGCTGCTGCTGCACGGCTTCACGGGCAACCGCAGCGCGTTCGATCACCTGCGCCCGCTGCTCGGCCCCTCCATTCGAGCCATCGCGGTGGACCTGCCCGGCCACGGCGAGACGCCGCTGCCCACCCGTACGGGGCGCGACGGCTTCATCGAGACGGTGGAGGCGCTGCTCGCGCTCGTCACGCGCCTGGGCCACCCCTCGGTGGACCTGCTGGGCTACTCGCAGGGCGCGCGGCTCGCGCTGGCCCTCGCGGTGCGGGCACCGGAGCGCTTCGGACGGCTCATCATGGAGAGCGGCTCGCCGGGCCTGCACCGTCGCCAGGAGCGCGCCGAGCGACGGCTCGCGGACGCGAAGCTCGCGGCCTTCATCCGCACCCAGGGCGTGGAGGCCTTCGTCGAGCGCTGGGAGGCGCTGCCGCTCTTCGACGGCTTGCGCCAGCTGCCGCCCGCGCTGCAGCAGGCTCTGCGCGCGCGCCGCGGCAGTGGCAACGCGGAGGGACTGGCGGGCGCGCTGGAGTGCCTCGGCCTCGGTGCGCAGCCGGACTACTGGCCCAGCCTGCACCGCCAGCGCTTGCCCACGCTGCTGCTCACGGGCGCGCAGGACGCGAAGTTCACGCAGATTGCCCGCCGCATGGCCGCGGACCTCCCGGTGGTGTGGCGCCACGCGCTCGCGGGCTGCGGCCACGCGCCGCACCTGGAGGCCCCCGAGGTGTACGCGCGCGAGGTGCTCTCCTTCCTGCAGACGCCCTGGTACGAAGCGCCGGCCGAGTTCGAACCGGCCGCCGTCAGCGTGCGCGCCTCCTAA